From a region of the Castanea sativa cultivar Marrone di Chiusa Pesio chromosome 10, ASM4071231v1 genome:
- the LOC142613839 gene encoding ethylene-responsive transcription factor ERF027-like, translated as MADHPNIPTNIHQLDQPHQQPAALPPLDPSSQLPPQLQLVQVQHSFPFHTCDSPSPTCDSPSSNQYQPQPQPQPQPLKSPKPTTTTTTMASSSSSSSSSTSGKHPMYRGIRCRSGKWVSEIREPRKTTRIWLGTFPIPEMAAAAYDVAALALKGSDAVLNFPGSVATYPIPASTSSVDIRNAATAAAALKKAELSESQSQLQQLQNDSSTMNAGWTSSSGTEFLDEEAIFDMPSLLVDMAEGMLVSPPRINSSHDSPANSDGGGSLWGYF; from the coding sequence atggcTGACCACCCTAACATTCCAACTAATATTCACCAATTAGACCAACCCCATCAGCAGCCAGCAGCACTCCCACCCCTTGACCCTTCTTCCCAGCTTCCACCCCAATTACAATTAGTCCAAGTCCAACATTCCTTCCCTTTTCACACGTGCGATAGCCCATCTCCCACGTGTGACTCCCCATCCTCCAACCAGTAccagccacagccacagccacagccacagccacttAAATctccaaaacccaccaccaccaccactaccatggcctcatcatcatcatcatcatcatcatcaacttcTGGAAAACACCCAATGTACCGCGGAATCCGGTGCCGGAGTGGCAAGTGGGTCTCGGAAATCCGGGAGCCACGTAAGACCACGCGTATATGGCTCGGCACGTTCCCTATCCCGGAGATGGCGGCTGCCGCCTATGACGTGGCGGCTCTGGCCCTAAAAGGCAGTGATGCAGTTCTTAACTTCCCTGGATCAGTTGCAACATACCCAATTCCAGCCTCTACATCGTCCGTTGATATTCGTAACGCTGCCACAGCCGCTGCGGCCTTAAAGAAGGCGGAACTAAGCGAAAGCCAGTCACAACTCCAGCAGTTGCAGAACGATAGTAGCACAATGAATGCTGGTTGGACATCATCATCAGGAACAGAGTTCTTAGATGAGGAGGCAATATTTGATATGCCAAGTCTTCTGGTCGACATGGCAGAAGGAATGCTGGTATCACCGCCCAGAATAAACTCATCACATGACTCGCCGGCAAATTCAGATGGAGGAGGAAGTTTGTGGGGCTATTTTTGA